The following are encoded in a window of Sminthopsis crassicaudata isolate SCR6 chromosome 5, ASM4859323v1, whole genome shotgun sequence genomic DNA:
- the LOC141543776 gene encoding tripartite motif-containing protein 43-like — translation MAATGELLKKMQSEITCSICRGYFCEPVTIGCGHSFCRACLSSSWGVRAQVFSCPECRQVSQDGEIPLVNRHLAQLTELGKELGSKLLQSTEGQSQCVTHKKLFKLFCEEDQTALCVTCGEAPEHGAHKISPVQEAAHKHRRELQHIRSLLGNHLEEDEQLLAQEEKLAGDWHWMMEEQYCQTHFFLMKEESRFLERLKRDQKASQDRLSQHIQSLQDLRQELQEAGQQANLDLLQDAKQLLGRSKAVLAQRAKSVTPELKECPIPGLIQMLNRFRVDLTLDLRSATSYVTISGDLKSAKAGAGWQLGTKHPEDYTYPYAFAEQAFSSGSQYWEVDVTQLPQWILGIHTPYLRRKRARNVDSCASVFLLQCVKKQEYHYLQTYPGSLNHQMKGPLPRIGVYLQYSSGTLGFYNVLQRSLIYKFYSIPFTAPVKPIFGPGPPLPGTKPGPMTLCAVDSHLCTCCHLSQ, via the coding sequence ATGGCTGCTACTGGGGAGCTTCTGAAGAAAATGCAGAGTGAGATCACCTGTAGCATCTGCAGGGGCTACTTCTGTGAGCCTGTCACCATTGGGTGTGGGCACAGTTTTTGTCGAGCTTGTCTCTCCTCCAGCTGGGGAGTTAGAGCCCAAGTTTTCTCCTGTCCTGAATGCAGGCAAGTTTCCCAGGATGGGGAGATCCCGCTAGTGAACAGGCACCTAGCACAGTTGACTGAGCTGGGCAAAGAACTTGGCTCCAAGCTTCTACAGAGCACTGAAGGACAGAGCCAGTGTGTCACTCACAAGAAACTCTTCAAGCTATTCTGTGAAGAGGACCAGACAGCACTGTGTGTGACATGTGGTGAAGCCCCAGAGCATGGGGCTCACAAGATCTCCCCAGTACAAGAGGCTGCTCACAAACACAGGAGGGAGCTTCAGCACATTCGGAGTCTCTTGGGAAATCATCTGGAGGAAGATGAGCAACTTCTTGCTCAGGAAGAAAAGCTTGCTGGTGACTGGCACTGGATGATGGAAGAACAATACTGCCAAACCCACTTCTTCTTGATGAAGGAAGAATCTCGATTTCTTGAAAGACTGAAGCGAGATCAAAAGGCCAGCCAGGACAGACTATCACAGCATATACAAAGCCTACAGGATCTCAGGCAAGAGTTGCAGGAAGCGGGCCAGCAAGCCAATCTGGATCTTCTGCAGGATGCCAAGCAGCTGCTGGGGAGGAGCAAGGCTGTGTTGGCCCAAAGGGCCAAATCTGTCACTCCAGAGCTGAAAGAATGTCCCATCCCCGGCCTGATCCAGATGCTCAACAGATTCCGAGTGGACCTCACTTTGGATCTTAGATCAGCCACTTCCTATGTGACCATTTCTGGGGATCTCAAGAGTGCCAAGGCTGGAGCAGGCTGGCAGTTGGGAACCAAGCATCCTGAAGATTATACTTATCCTTATGCCTTTGCTGAGCAGGCCTTCAGCTCAGGCAGCCAGTACTGGGAGGTGGATGTGACTCAACTTCCTCAGTGGATCCTGGGGATCCATACTCCCTACTTGAGGAGGAAAAGGGCCAGGAATGTGGACTCCTGTGCCTCTGTGTTCCTACTTCAGTGTGTCAAGAAGCAAGAATATCACTATTTACAGACCTATCCTGGGTCATTGAACCATCAAATGAAAGGCCCTCTACCTCGAATTGGAGTGTATCTGCAATATTCCTCTGGCACTCTGGGCTTTTACAACGTTCTCCAGCGTTCTCTTATTTAcaaattctattctattccctTCACAGCCCCTGTCAAGCCCATCTTTGGCCCTGGCCCCCCACTTCCAGGGACAAAGCCTGGTCCCATGACTCTCTGTGCAGTGGACTCGCATCTTTGTACCTGCTGCCATTTATCTCAATGA